The DNA region GACGGAGCGGCACAGGTCGACGCGGTTGGCGCCGGTCGAGGTGCCCGAGTAGTCGCGGAGCATCGAGTCGGGGATGAAGTGGTCGACGGCGGCGCAGGCGGCGTCGATCCGGTCGGCGGTGAGTTCGCCGTGGAGGGCGGCCACGATGTCCATGAGGAGGCGGGGGCTGCCGATCTGCCACTCCCACCAGTTGCCGTAGCGGGTGGTGGAGGGGTTGTAGACGGTGGCGGAGAGGTGGTCGAGGCCGCGGAGGATGTCCGTGCGGAGGGCCGCGTCGCCGGTGGAGCCGGTGCCCTCCTGGACGTACGCCTGCGTCATCGTCCACAGCCGGCTGTAGCTCTGGGTGATGCCGGTCGGCGGGTCGTACGGGTGGCCGGGCCAGAGTGAGCCGGCGGTCGGGGCCATGGTCCGCCGGAAGCCGCGGGCCAGTTCGCCGGTCTCGGCGAGACGGGCGGCGTACGGCTCGGCGGTCGGGTCGTAGCCGGCGCCGAGGGCGATCTCCAGCCAGCGGAGGCGGAGGGTGTCGTACTCGTCGTCGTCGCGGGCCGCGTGGGCGGATGGGGTGGGCATGAGCGCCGGGCTCGCCGTGAGCGCCGCTGCCAGGAGGAACGTACGGCGGGTGGGGGTCATGTCAGGCGATGGTGCCGGAGGTGCCCGTGTGCCCACCAGAGGGGCAACGGGTGATCTTAGGAGTAGACCAATGACAACCGGGTGTAATCGGCGCAACACGCCACGCATTCAGTTGAAACCCGTAAGGAATAGGTCTATGGTCGATGTCGTTGAACGTTAAACAGCTTCGGCGCAGGGCCGGGCTCGTCCCCACAAGGAGTTAGTCATGGGCCTCTTCGGCAACAAGGACAACACCGCCACCGCGGCGCCCGCCGCCGTGAACCCCGACCTTGCCGCCCTCACCGGCGACTACACGATCGACCCGTCCCACTCGACGATCGGCTTCGTCGCGCGTCACGCCATGGTGACGAACGTCAAGGGCGGCTTCCTGGACTTCTCCGGCAGCCTGCACCTGGACGGCGCCGACCCGTCGCAGTCGACGGCTTCCCTCGACATCACGATGGACAGCATCAACACCGGTTCCGCCGACCGTGACGGTCACCTGAAGAGCGCGGACTTCTTCAAGACCGACGAGTTCCCGACGATGACGTTCCGCTCCACCAAGGCGGAGGCCCTCGGTGGCGACGACTACCGCATCACCGGTGACCTGACGATTCTCGGCACCACCCAGCAGCTCGCCATCGACCTGGAGTTCAACGGCTCCGCGAAGGACCCGTTCGGCAACGAGCGCGTCGGTTTCGAGGGCAAGGCGGAGATCCTGCGCTCCGAGTGGGGCCTCACCTGGAACGCGGCGCTGGAGACCGGTGGCGTGCTCGTCTCCGACAAGATCAAGCTGAACTTCGACATCTCGGCGATCAAGAACGCCGGCTGACCGGGTTCGGGTTTCTTTCACCGCACCCGATCGACCTCTGAGCGCGCCCGTCGTCCGGCTCCTTGTGAGCGGGAGGCGGGCGCTCGGGTGTGTCGGGGGCCTGGATCCCGGCGGGGCGTCACCGCGCCCGTCGGCCCGACTCCAGACCGGCGATCGCCTTCTCCAGCCGGGCCGCCCTGACCTCCGGGGTTCTCGCCTTCAGCAGGGCCAGGACGACCAGGTACTGGTCCGTTCTGCCGAGCCCTTCGAAGAAGGCCTTCGCGCGAGGGCTGCGGTCCAGGGCCGCGGCGAGGTCGTCCGGCACCGTGGCGTTCCGCTGGGACTCGTACGCCGCCTCCCACCGGCCGTCCGCCTTGGCCGCCGCGACCTCCGCGAGCCCCGGGGCCCGCATCCGGCCGGCCGCGGTGAGGGCCTCGACCTTGCGCACGTTGACCATCGACCAGAGGCTGCCTGGCCTGCGCGGGGTGTACCTCTGCAGGTAGTACGACGCGTCGAGACCCCGGCGCTGACCGTCGATCCAGCCGTGACAGAGGGCCACGTCGAGTGCCTCCGCGATGGTGATGGACGGCAGGCCGGACCCCTTCTTGGCGATCTTCAGCCAGACGCCGCCGCGGAGCCCGGCATTGGCCGACATCCAGGCGTCGAGGTCCGCCACGTCCGTGAAGGTCCTGGTCTCCACGCCGTCGAGGGCGTCGGGGGCTTCGGGGGCTTCGCGATTACCGGAGGTCTCGTCCATGGGAAGACACTAGGACGGAACTAGGACAGTTTCCGTCCTACAAGGGCCGGTTGGCCGTACGGGACTCCGACGTTACTGTGCGCCGGTGTCCGCGTTCATACAGCAACTCCCCGCCCTGATAGGCGTGATCGTCGGTGCCCTCGGCTCGTATCTGGCGATCGTGCGCGGGGACCAGGTCCGGTTCCGGCGCGAGCAGACGGCGCGCTGGGAGGAACGGCGCCTCACCGTGTACTCCGACTACGCCCGTGTCCTGAAGAAGAGCGTCACCCTCACCTACCGGGTCTCCGCCCACCTCGGAAACGATCCGCACCCGCATCCCCTCTCCCCCGAGGAGGCGGCGCCCCAGCTGGCCTCGGCCCTCGAAGCCCGGGATCCGGTCGGCGAGGCGCTCCTGATGCTCGGCTCGGCGGACGTGGTGGAACGGGCCCGCGAGTGGGTCGTCCTGGTCATCGAGATGGAACGCTTCCTGGACACCCGCACCCATGATCCCGAGGCCTGGTCGACGCTGCTGGCCCGCCAACGGGCGGGCCGGGAGCGGTACTACTCCGCGGTGCGCAACGATCTGGCCCTTCCGCCGGGGCATTCGGGACGGTGGATCTTCGACGAGTCGGCCTCGGCGGGGTCGTGAGGAGTTCCGGCCCCCTGTCGCTCGGGCAGGAGAAGGACGGTGGAGAGAGGAGGGCACATGGACGAACACGGTCGTGATCCGCACATCCATGTCGAGTCGAAAGTGGCCCGGGGCGACTCCGCTGTCCGCAATGTGCTGGCGTCCACGTTCGGCCTGGCCGGTGACTTGCCGAGTGTTGTCGACACGGGGTGCGGACTGCGGGTGCCGTACGCGATGACCTCTCCTCGTCCGGACAGCGTCACCTGTCTCGCCTGCCGTGAACACGCGGGGCGCGAGCATCTGCGGCTCGCGGAGACCGTCGAACACCTGGGCCTCACGCCGGGATCGGCCATCAGCGGCACTGAGGCGAAGCAGGCCGCGGACTGGCACCGCGACCTCGCGAAGAGGTTCTCCGGCAATTGAGTGGACCGGGCAGGTCGGGCGTCACTAGCCTGCCCCCATGTCCAGCCCCGAGGCGTCAAGACTCCGGCCACCGGCTCTCCGGTGGCTGCTCGGGATGTCCGGCTGAAGCGTCGCGGTCAAGCGCGTACACGCTCCTGCCCTTGTCACTGTCGTCACCGTGCCCGTCACCGGAACGCCGTGCAGCCTGCCATGTTCGTTTTCGGGTGTACGGAGTTCTGTCATGCCTTTCGGGCTGTATCTGTTGGGGCTCGCTGTCTTCGCTCAGGGGACTTCCGAGTTCATGTTGTCCGGGCTGGTGCCGGACATCGCGCGGGAGATGGGGGTTTCGGTACCGGCGGCCGGATCGCTGACCTCCGCGTTCGCCGCCGGGATGGTCGTGGGGGCGCCGCTCATGGCCGTACTGGCGCGGCGCTGGTCCCGGCGTGCGGCGCTGCTGGGGTTCCTGGGCGCCTTCCTGGTGGTCCACGTCGTCGGGGCGGTCACCGACAGCTTCGCCGTGCTGCTGGTCACCCGGGTCGTGGGCGCGCTCGCCAACGCCGGGTTCCTCGCGGTCGCCGTGGTGACCGCCGTGGGGATGGTCGACGCCGATGCCAAGGGGCGGGCCACGTCCGTGCTGCTCGGCGGGGTCACCGTCGCCTGTGTGGCGGGGGTACCGGGAGGTGCCGTCCTCGGGCAGCTGTGGGGGTGGCGGGCCGCCTTCTGGGCCGTGGTCGTCCTCTCCGTGCCGGCTCTCTTCGCGATCGTGCGGTCCGTGCCGGGCGGGGTGCCCGGGGCCGCTCGCGCGAGTGTGCGCGGCGAGGTGCGGGCACTTCGCGCGCCCCGACTCCAAGTGGCCCTGCTTCTCGGGGCGTTGGTGAACGGTGCCACCTTCTGCACCTTCACCTTTCTCGCACCGCTCGTCACCTCCGTCGCCCGGCTGGGAGAGGCCTGGGTGCCCCTCGTGCTCGCGCTCTTCGGGTTCGGCTCGTTCGTCGGGGTCGCCGTCGCCGGGCGGATCGCCGACGCCCGGCCCGGCCGGGTCCTCGTCGGGGGCGGCGTGGCCCTGCTCGTCGGGTGGGGCCTCCTCGGGCTGACCGCCGGGAACCCGGTGGCCGCGGTCGTACTCGCCTTCGTACAGGGCGTGTTGTCGTTCGGCGTCGGGTCCACGCTGATCTCCCGGGTGCTGTACGAGGCCACCGACGCGCCGTCCCTGGCGGGTGGCTTCGCCACGGCCGCGTTCAACGTGGGCGGGGCGCTCGGGCCGTGGCTGGGCGGGCTCGCGATCGGGGCGGGTCTCGGGTACCGCTCGCCGGTGTGGGTGAGTGTCGTGCTGGTGGGGCTCGCCCTCGTGGCGGGAGGGGCCGCGCGGCGAGCGGGGGCCCTCACGGTCCGCGCGAGCACCGGCGCCCATGCGGACGGCGTCCACACCGACGACAGTGGGCGCCCCCTCGGGCAGCCCACGGAATAACCCGGTGCGGGTCGGCGGGCGGGCGGTTAGCCTCCGGGGATGACCTGGCTGCCCGCTGACTTCGTCCATCCGCCGCGCGTCGACGTGCCCGGTGGGCACCATCTGCGGCCGATCACCGGGGGCGACGCCGCGATCGACTACCCGACGGTGATGGGGTCGCGGGAGCGGTTGTGGTCCATCTTCGGGGAGGCCTGGGGATGGCCCGCCGCGACGATCACGTACGAGGCGAACCTTGCGGACCTGGAGCGGCACGAGGCCGAGATCGCCGCTCACGAGTCGTTCAACTACGTGTTGTTCGACGAGTCGGAGAGCGTCGAGTACGGATGCGTCTACATCGATCCGCCGGAGAAGGCCGGTGCCGACGCCGAGATCTCCTGGTGGGTCGTCGACGAGCGGGTGGGCACCGAACTGGAGCGGGATCTCGACGCGTTCGTGCCGCGGTGGATCGGTGAGGCGTGGCCCTTCGAGCGGCCGCGGTTCATCGGACGCGACCTGTCGTGGAAGGAATGGCTGGCCCTGCCGGATCCGGCTCGCTGAGCCGTTGGGGGCCCATTCGTATGGGTGTCGGCTGCGAGTGGGTGGGGGCTGGTCGCGCAGTTCCCCGCGCCCCTCGAAGGCACGGGTGCACGCGAGCTTCTGCCCTTCAGGGGGCTCCTAGGCGTCACGGGCCTTGAAGGCCGCGCCCGCGACCACCAGCAACCCGAGCGCGTACGCCGCCAGTACCCCGAGGCCCGGCCATGGGCCGATCGGGAGGCGGGAGAGGTCCCGGGTCGCCTGGATGGCCAGGCCCGCCGGCATCGGGGCCCAGCGTTCGAGCCGGTCCCTCCAGCTCGGGTCGCCCAGGAGGTCGGCCAGCAGCGGGATGGCGTACAGCAGGCCCAGGCCCATCGTGATGGCGCCCGTGCTGTCCCGGAGCAGGGCCGCGAGGCCGAGGCCGAGAAGGGCTGTCAGGGTCAGGCAGAGGACCGACCCGAAGGCGGCGCGGAGCGTGGGGCCGTCGGCCAGGGACGGGAGCGGGTAGCCGGCCTCCGGAGTGAAGCCGTTGCCGGGGAGGATCAGCCGGCCCGCGTAGAGGGAACCCAGGATCGCCGCCGTTCCCGCCGCCGCCGTCATGGCGGCCAGCACCACAGCCTTCGCGACCAGCAGCGACACCCGGCGCGGTATCGCCGTCAGTGTCGTGCGGATCGTGCCCGTGCCGTACTCCGCCCCCATCGACAGCGCGCCGAGGACGAGGGCCGTCGCCTGGCCCAGCCAGACACCCGTCAGGCTCAGTTTCACGGTGTCCTCGTGGCAGGCGGCCGCCGACGGGCACGCCCCGGTGCCGACGGCGGACACCGTGGCCGCGCCGACCGTGACCGTGAGGACCGCGGTCGCCGCAAGCAGCCACCAACTGCTGTGCAGCGTACGGAGTTTCGTCCACTCGGCGTGCAGCGGTCGCAACGCCCGCGGGCGGCTCACGCGTCCCTCCTGCGCAGGCGCCAGACCGCGAGGGCCAGCGCCACCGCCACGTACGCGACCAGCACCGCCAGGCCGTTCCAGGGAGTCAACGGGTAACAGCCGGTCTCCGGCAGGCAGTGGTGGTCCACCTGCGGGTAGTAGGTGACCCCCTGCTGGATCGCGAAGGCCGCCGCCGGGGTCAGCCGCAGCAGCCACTCGGAGGCCGGCAGCGGGAGGGCGAACGCCAGGATCTGCGGCAGGATCACCAGGACCACCACCACCGTGATCGCGCCCGCGCTGCTGCGGAGCAGCGACCCCACGGCCAGGGCGAGGACCGCGACCAGGGACAGCAGGAGCGCGCTGCCGACGACCGCCCGCGGGGCCGCCCCCTCCAGCATCGACAGCTCCGGGAACGCGGGCGGTCCGAAGCCGTTGGAGCGCAGCGTGTCCTGGGCGAGCGGGAACGCCAGGGCCGCCGCCACGAGCCCCGCGGCGAACGTCACTCCCCCGATCACCAGGACCTTCGCCGCCAGAACCTGTCCTCGGCGCGGACTTGCCGTGAACGTCGTACGGATCATGCCGCGCTTGTACTCGGCGGTGATGAAGAGCGCGCCGAGCGCCACCATGAACAGGACGCCGACCCAGACGCCCTGGAAGCTCATCTGGACGGTGTCGCCGCCGGTCTGGTCCGGGGCGATGTCGCCCTGGCCGGTGAGCGTGAAGGCGCCGTCGCCGGTGACCTGTGTGCTGCCGGGGATCGGCCGGGCCGGGCCCGACTCCGGGAGCCTCGGGTCGTCCGGGTCGGGGGCGCCCACATCGGTGCTGCTCCAGGACGGGCGCGCGCTGTCGCCACGCAGTTCCACGTGGTCGAAGGCCGCCGTCGCGGTCGCGATTCCCGCGGTCGCGGAGGAGCCGCCGAAGGAGCGGCGCAGGATGGTGTGCGCCGGGGAGGCGACGAACAGTCCCGCCCGGGCCGTCCTCGGCAGGTCCGCCGGGCGGACGGTCGCGATCTTCGTCCACTCGCGGCCGTCGGGCGACTCGTAGCCCGTCAGCTCCTGGCCCGAGCGGGTCAGCCGGAGCCAGCGCGCGCCGGCGGACGAGCCCTGCTCGTCGTG from Streptomyces sp. NBC_00258 includes:
- a CDS encoding ABC transporter permease subunit, producing MSRPRALRPLHAEWTKLRTLHSSWWLLAATAVLTVTVGAATVSAVGTGACPSAAACHEDTVKLSLTGVWLGQATALVLGALSMGAEYGTGTIRTTLTAIPRRVSLLVAKAVVLAAMTAAAGTAAILGSLYAGRLILPGNGFTPEAGYPLPSLADGPTLRAAFGSVLCLTLTALLGLGLAALLRDSTGAITMGLGLLYAIPLLADLLGDPSWRDRLERWAPMPAGLAIQATRDLSRLPIGPWPGLGVLAAYALGLLVVAGAAFKARDA
- a CDS encoding YdeI/OmpD-associated family protein — protein: MDETSGNREAPEAPDALDGVETRTFTDVADLDAWMSANAGLRGGVWLKIAKKGSGLPSITIAEALDVALCHGWIDGQRRGLDASYYLQRYTPRRPGSLWSMVNVRKVEALTAAGRMRAPGLAEVAAAKADGRWEAAYESQRNATVPDDLAAALDRSPRAKAFFEGLGRTDQYLVVLALLKARTPEVRAARLEKAIAGLESGRRAR
- a CDS encoding ABC transporter permease subunit, which codes for MTSSSTPPSLTPPTPPAPTPRTPYKSRLQPGRDGFVRLLRAEWSKFWTVRSWLLVLVLAAAATVVISQLGASGAVNDSNSRVRIVSAPDGTRVDDTFRLVHRPLSGDGSVTVRVSGIEGREGRSPEPWAKAGVIVKSSSKPGSSYVALMVTPDHGVRMQWDFTHDEQGSSAGARWLRLTRSGQELTGYESPDGREWTKIATVRPADLPRTARAGLFVASPAHTILRRSFGGSSATAGIATATAAFDHVELRGDSARPSWSSTDVGAPDPDDPRLPESGPARPIPGSTQVTGDGAFTLTGQGDIAPDQTGGDTVQMSFQGVWVGVLFMVALGALFITAEYKRGMIRTTFTASPRRGQVLAAKVLVIGGVTFAAGLVAAALAFPLAQDTLRSNGFGPPAFPELSMLEGAAPRAVVGSALLLSLVAVLALAVGSLLRSSAGAITVVVVLVILPQILAFALPLPASEWLLRLTPAAAFAIQQGVTYYPQVDHHCLPETGCYPLTPWNGLAVLVAYVAVALALAVWRLRRRDA
- a CDS encoding N-acetyltransferase, which translates into the protein MTWLPADFVHPPRVDVPGGHHLRPITGGDAAIDYPTVMGSRERLWSIFGEAWGWPAATITYEANLADLERHEAEIAAHESFNYVLFDESESVEYGCVYIDPPEKAGADAEISWWVVDERVGTELERDLDAFVPRWIGEAWPFERPRFIGRDLSWKEWLALPDPAR
- a CDS encoding YceI family protein yields the protein MGLFGNKDNTATAAPAAVNPDLAALTGDYTIDPSHSTIGFVARHAMVTNVKGGFLDFSGSLHLDGADPSQSTASLDITMDSINTGSADRDGHLKSADFFKTDEFPTMTFRSTKAEALGGDDYRITGDLTILGTTQQLAIDLEFNGSAKDPFGNERVGFEGKAEILRSEWGLTWNAALETGGVLVSDKIKLNFDISAIKNAG
- a CDS encoding Cmx/CmrA family chloramphenicol efflux MFS transporter — its product is MPFGLYLLGLAVFAQGTSEFMLSGLVPDIAREMGVSVPAAGSLTSAFAAGMVVGAPLMAVLARRWSRRAALLGFLGAFLVVHVVGAVTDSFAVLLVTRVVGALANAGFLAVAVVTAVGMVDADAKGRATSVLLGGVTVACVAGVPGGAVLGQLWGWRAAFWAVVVLSVPALFAIVRSVPGGVPGAARASVRGEVRALRAPRLQVALLLGALVNGATFCTFTFLAPLVTSVARLGEAWVPLVLALFGFGSFVGVAVAGRIADARPGRVLVGGGVALLVGWGLLGLTAGNPVAAVVLAFVQGVLSFGVGSTLISRVLYEATDAPSLAGGFATAAFNVGGALGPWLGGLAIGAGLGYRSPVWVSVVLVGLALVAGGAARRAGALTVRASTGAHADGVHTDDSGRPLGQPTE